From the genome of Scytonema hofmannii PCC 7110, one region includes:
- a CDS encoding PAS domain S-box protein, which yields MDEPVKALYTPTSQPEAFSRLERIASNLPGMIFQFLKRQDGSRTFIYASSGCQELFELEPELVQADFQVLYNLAHPQDVKSFEQSIAISCATGEPWRWEGRIITPSGKLKWVQAASRPEQKPSGDIIWDGLVIDITDRKLAEEKLRESEARYKAILDAIPDLMFRLSRDGEYLDFKGEGANVTIPRHEIIGKHLQDFLPPDVVLLSQQAIAKALDSQSLQTCEYQLPSPQGMRDYEARLVVSGQDEVLAIVRDITNRKQTEVNLRSLAEKFAKVFRASPNPITISTLSEGRFIEVNDSFVEQSGYQREEAIGRTATELKLWVNDRDRITVLQELQKTGVVRNMEAEFRRKSGEVRTGLFSAEIISLDGVQCLLFINHDITERKSAEIALRESEEKFSKAFRCSPNIITIVSLTDGRYVDVNDTFLEITGFRREEAIGRTRKELNIWVNPQDCATIRQILQQQGFVRNLETEFYNKSGEPRVILFSAEVVVLGGEPCMLCVTNDITERKQSEDLVRLSAKRDRLLAQTLTRIRTSLDLDQILQTTVNEVRQFLATDRVFIALNESSSKSNILAESVDPKYPSILGWKSHDETLLAELKALLGSNRLRVVEDITQTTISAKVKNLYQQFQTRATLAVPIMMGEELFGALIANQCSKPRSWQAIEIDLLQQMSEQVAIAIQQAQLYQQLAQLNTNLECQVEERTAQLQQKMLELQELNRVKDVVLHTVSHELQTSVMGNLMVLNNLLRTEDKANEFPPS from the coding sequence GTGGATGAACCCGTGAAAGCCCTGTATACACCAACTTCCCAACCAGAAGCATTCTCTCGGTTAGAAAGAATTGCTTCCAATTTACCGGGAATGATTTTCCAATTCCTCAAACGGCAAGATGGTTCCCGAACATTTATATACGCCAGTTCTGGCTGTCAGGAACTCTTTGAATTGGAACCAGAATTGGTGCAAGCAGATTTTCAGGTATTGTATAACCTAGCTCATCCGCAGGATGTCAAAAGTTTTGAGCAATCCATTGCCATATCTTGTGCAACAGGCGAACCCTGGCGTTGGGAAGGTCGTATCATTACCCCTAGTGGCAAACTTAAATGGGTTCAAGCTGCTTCGCGTCCGGAACAAAAGCCATCAGGAGATATTATTTGGGATGGGTTAGTTATTGACATTACAGATCGGAAACTCGCAGAAGAAAAATTGCGAGAAAGTGAAGCAAGGTATAAAGCTATTTTAGATGCAATACCCGATTTGATGTTTCGTCTCAGTCGTGATGGCGAGTATCTAGACTTTAAAGGTGAAGGTGCAAATGTCACCATTCCCAGACATGAAATCATTGGGAAGCATCTACAAGATTTCTTACCTCCTGATGTTGTCTTGCTCAGCCAACAAGCTATTGCCAAAGCTTTGGATTCTCAAAGCTTACAAACCTGTGAATATCAATTGCCATCACCGCAGGGAATGCGCGATTATGAAGCACGGTTAGTTGTGAGTGGACAAGATGAAGTTTTAGCAATTGTTCGGGATATTACCAACCGCAAACAAACAGAAGTGAATTTAAGAAGTTTGGCTGAAAAGTTTGCTAAAGTTTTTCGTGCAAGTCCGAATCCGATTACAATTAGCACGCTGTCAGAAGGTCGTTTTATAGAAGTTAATGATAGTTTTGTCGAACAGTCAGGCTATCAACGAGAGGAAGCAATTGGTCGTACTGCAACCGAACTTAAGCTTTGGGTGAACGATCGCGATCGCATTACAGTATTACAAGAATTACAGAAAACCGGTGTTGTTCGCAACATGGAAGCAGAATTTCGCCGCAAGTCTGGTGAGGTGAGAACGGGGTTATTTTCTGCTGAAATCATTTCTTTGGATGGCGTTCAATGCCTGCTATTTATCAATCACGACATTACCGAACGCAAAAGTGCAGAAATCGCTCTGCGCGAATCAGAGGAAAAATTTTCCAAAGCCTTTCGTTGCAGTCCCAACATTATCACCATCGTCTCACTTACAGATGGACGCTATGTTGATGTTAACGACACTTTTCTTGAAATTACAGGCTTCCGTCGTGAAGAAGCGATCGGTCGTACTCGCAAGGAGTTAAATATTTGGGTCAATCCTCAAGATTGTGCCACAATACGCCAAATTTTGCAACAACAGGGGTTTGTTCGTAATTTAGAAACTGAGTTTTATAATAAATCGGGTGAACCAAGGGTAATTTTGTTTTCTGCCGAAGTAGTCGTTCTTGGCGGAGAACCTTGTATGCTTTGCGTTACAAATGATATCACAGAACGCAAACAGTCGGAAGATTTAGTGCGGCTGTCAGCAAAACGCGATCGCCTTTTAGCACAAACTTTGACGAGAATTCGTACCTCCCTCGATCTTGACCAAATCCTGCAAACCACTGTTAATGAAGTGCGGCAATTTTTGGCAACAGATCGAGTTTTTATTGCTTTGAATGAGTCTTCCTCAAAGTCTAATATTCTAGCTGAATCTGTCGATCCCAAATATCCTTCTATCTTAGGCTGGAAGAGTCATGATGAAACGCTTTTGGCTGAATTAAAAGCTTTGCTTGGCAGCAATCGGTTGCGAGTTGTGGAAGATATTACTCAAACAACAATCTCGGCTAAAGTCAAAAACCTCTACCAACAATTCCAAACCAGAGCCACCTTGGCTGTACCTATTATGATGGGAGAGGAATTGTTTGGTGCTTTGATTGCAAATCAGTGTAGCAAACCGCGCTCCTGGCAGGCAATAGAAATTGATTTGCTTCAACAAATGTCAGAACAAGTTGCGATCGCAATTCAGCAAGCACAACTCTATCAACAACTCGCGCAACTCAACACCAACCTAGAATGTCAAGTAGAAGAACGTACCGCACAATTGCAGCAAAAAATGCTGGAACTCCAAGAACTGAATCGGGTAAAAGACGTTGTTTTACACACAGTCTCCCACGAACTGCAAACTTCAGTGATGGGTAACTTGATGGTACTAAATAATTTGTTGAGGACTGAGGACAAGGCGAATGAGTTCCCCCCCTCCC
- a CDS encoding sensor histidine kinase — LPLSSIPVPRSILERMLQGNDRQLQMIESLLELHSSSAHGIVLHQERVSFSMLIQRISKNLEPMLSQNQATVKNSVPKGLPLVIADPIKLQKVVNHWFTYSCQHNPPGLKFTLKAVVQDNVIRFTIQDDGISMSKIECDRLFDLYVRDPQARCSTGIGLKMFLCRQIIKAHGGEVGVSRNRKRGLIFWFTLPLDKVYPKLPTNG, encoded by the coding sequence CCCTCCCCCTCTCCTCTATTCCCGTCCCCCGTTCCATCTTAGAGAGAATGCTACAAGGAAACGATCGCCAACTACAGATGATAGAATCGTTACTTGAGTTGCATTCTAGCTCAGCGCACGGAATTGTCCTCCATCAAGAGAGAGTATCATTTAGTATGTTAATTCAGAGAATTAGCAAAAACTTGGAACCAATGCTCTCACAAAACCAAGCAACTGTAAAAAACTCGGTTCCAAAAGGTTTACCATTAGTTATTGCCGATCCAATTAAATTGCAGAAAGTTGTAAACCATTGGTTTACATATAGTTGCCAGCACAATCCACCAGGACTAAAATTTACTCTGAAAGCTGTAGTTCAGGACAATGTCATTCGATTTACGATTCAAGATGATGGTATCAGCATGAGTAAAATAGAATGCGATCGCCTGTTTGATTTGTACGTGCGCGATCCCCAAGCCCGATGCTCCACAGGTATTGGCTTGAAAATGTTTCTGTGTCGGCAAATTATCAAAGCACATGGGGGTGAAGTTGGTGTGAGCAGAAACCGCAAGCGAGGCTTAATTTTCTGGTTTACATTGCCGCTCGATAAAGTCTATCCAAAGTTACCCACGAATGGATAA
- a CDS encoding IS200/IS605 family accessory protein TnpB-related protein: protein MHSCSTEQTEARLADAVTEITARALASKKPIVIEKLDFSEKKKLFLTGRKYNRMLSGFAYAKFFELLKARCLKLGIKVIEVSAKYSSQIGVVKYMRGYGMGSDSAAALVLARRGMAIYYEKMPARYALQISVHSETRASRLCTLAEIQ from the coding sequence TTGCATTCTTGTTCGACAGAACAAACAGAAGCACGGCTAGCTGATGCCGTTACGGAGATAACTGCTAGAGCATTAGCATCTAAAAAGCCAATTGTAATCGAGAAATTAGATTTCTCAGAAAAGAAAAAACTATTTTTAACTGGTCGCAAATACAACCGGATGTTATCTGGTTTTGCTTATGCCAAGTTTTTTGAGTTATTGAAAGCTCGATGTTTAAAATTAGGAATTAAAGTTATTGAGGTTAGTGCTAAATATTCCAGCCAGATCGGCGTTGTTAAGTATATGCGTGGATACGGAATGGGTAGCGATAGCGCTGCTGCTTTAGTTTTAGCACGTCGTGGCATGGCAATTTATTATGAAAAAATGCCAGCGAGATACGCCTTGCAGATTTCGGTTCATTCCGAAACTCGCGCCTCACGTCTTTGCACACTGGCAGAGATTCAATAA
- a CDS encoding PAS domain-containing sensor histidine kinase, whose product MATILKTVQKSLRKVFFATEVLTGSPITAEYKAWRNHFLWQRLHLGLWIAIILVLSFMCLNIYDVLFPLKELTEVPEELKPLIFVLFGAMMVGLLTCLTIHKTWFGRRYPEVVFLGLSWSITLVEQIWATFNGFAIPGFLAWFLVFLSQATLMPVRWTLHLTAQLGVVIYYFGLNTALGLKLPPPENQKPIYNVTMMLALFWFCFICDLGVYLYDRLQRSEFSAKRALEEAYQKLRTAEAKYRSIFENAVEGIFQSTPDGRYITANPALAKIYGYLLPEEVTENFTDIEHQLYVDPNRRAEFMHQVEEGNISQFESQIYRRDGSVVWISEKAYAVRDEAGNILYYEGLIEDITKRKQAEEALQEQLDFLQVLMNTIPTPVYYKNNQSIYMGCNKAFEEALGFSKEEILGKTVYDFTSKDIADKYHQADIALFEQQGVQTYESHLVYKDGVQHDVIFYKATFSKADGTLGGLVGVILDISQRTRTEEALRVFFHAVSHDLRNPVLGTLMVLRNLLNKGEMGHQASGIENKTDALSPMPHSLIPVPRSILERMVQSSDRQLSLINSLMEAHASEVQGILLQRQPVQLSAVVEAAIADLEAILQENQDSIKNLVTANLPPINGDPTQLWRVYTNLIVNAIKHNPPGLDITLNATFESDRIYCTVSDNGVGMTKQQCERLFDLYFRGGNARNSVSLGLGLYMCRQIITAHGGEIGVKSTQGAGATFWFTLPLFYHPNEKALRF is encoded by the coding sequence ATGGCGACCATATTAAAAACAGTACAAAAGAGTTTGAGAAAGGTTTTTTTTGCGACTGAAGTCCTCACAGGTAGCCCAATAACTGCTGAATATAAAGCTTGGCGCAATCATTTTTTGTGGCAAAGATTGCATTTAGGACTGTGGATTGCCATAATCTTGGTCTTAAGCTTTATGTGCCTGAATATTTACGACGTCTTATTCCCATTGAAAGAGTTAACTGAGGTTCCCGAAGAATTGAAACCTCTGATTTTTGTCCTGTTTGGTGCCATGATGGTAGGCTTGCTGACCTGTTTAACCATACATAAAACCTGGTTTGGACGTCGTTATCCGGAAGTCGTGTTCTTGGGTTTATCTTGGTCAATCACTTTGGTAGAACAGATTTGGGCAACATTTAACGGATTTGCTATACCCGGTTTTCTTGCTTGGTTTTTGGTGTTTTTGAGCCAAGCCACACTCATGCCAGTTCGGTGGACTCTGCACTTGACTGCTCAATTGGGTGTAGTGATTTACTATTTTGGTTTAAATACAGCACTGGGATTGAAGCTACCGCCACCGGAAAATCAAAAGCCGATATACAACGTCACAATGATGTTAGCCTTATTTTGGTTTTGTTTTATTTGTGACCTTGGTGTTTACTTATACGATCGCCTACAGCGTTCGGAGTTTTCTGCTAAGAGGGCATTGGAGGAAGCATACCAAAAACTCAGGACTGCGGAGGCTAAGTACCGCAGTATTTTTGAAAACGCAGTTGAAGGGATTTTTCAAAGTACACCAGATGGACGTTATATTACAGCCAATCCCGCACTTGCCAAGATTTATGGATATTTGCTCCCTGAGGAAGTAACAGAAAATTTTACCGATATAGAACACCAACTGTACGTCGATCCCAACCGTCGTGCTGAGTTTATGCATCAGGTGGAGGAGGGTAATATCTCTCAGTTTGAATCCCAGATATATCGCAGAGACGGCAGTGTTGTCTGGATTTCTGAGAAGGCATATGCCGTTCGGGATGAAGCTGGAAATATTCTTTATTATGAGGGTTTAATTGAGGATATAACCAAGCGCAAACAAGCTGAAGAAGCGCTGCAGGAACAGCTTGATTTTTTGCAAGTATTGATGAATACAATACCAACGCCTGTTTATTATAAGAACAATCAAAGCATATATATGGGCTGTAACAAGGCTTTTGAAGAAGCTTTGGGTTTCAGCAAAGAAGAAATTCTTGGAAAAACTGTATATGATTTTACATCAAAAGATATAGCAGATAAGTATCATCAAGCAGATATAGCATTGTTTGAACAACAAGGAGTTCAAACCTATGAAAGCCATCTTGTCTACAAAGATGGTGTCCAACATGATGTGATATTTTACAAAGCAACATTTTCCAAAGCTGATGGAACGCTTGGCGGTTTGGTGGGGGTTATTTTGGATATTAGCCAACGCACGCGTACTGAGGAAGCACTCAGGGTCTTTTTCCATGCAGTTTCTCACGATCTACGCAATCCGGTGTTGGGAACTTTGATGGTGTTAAGGAATTTGTTGAATAAGGGGGAAATGGGGCATCAAGCATCGGGCATTGAGAATAAAACCGATGCTCTATCCCCAATGCCCCATTCCCTAATTCCAGTACCGCGCTCTATTTTAGAACGAATGGTACAGAGTAGCGATCGCCAATTGAGTTTAATTAACTCCTTAATGGAGGCGCATGCTAGCGAAGTGCAGGGTATTTTATTGCAACGCCAACCCGTACAACTATCTGCTGTGGTGGAAGCAGCTATTGCAGATTTAGAAGCGATACTGCAAGAAAATCAAGATAGTATAAAAAATCTTGTGACCGCAAATTTACCACCAATCAATGGCGATCCAACACAGCTATGGCGGGTTTATACTAACTTGATTGTCAATGCTATTAAACACAATCCTCCAGGATTAGACATCACCCTCAATGCTACATTTGAGAGCGATCGTATTTATTGCACTGTTTCTGATAATGGTGTGGGGATGACAAAGCAACAGTGCGAGAGGTTATTTGACCTTTACTTTCGAGGTGGGAATGCTCGCAATTCTGTAAGTTTGGGTTTGGGATTGTATATGTGTCGGCAAATTATTACAGCACACGGCGGGGAAATTGGTGTGAAAAGTACCCAGGGCGCAGGAGCAACCTTCTGGTTTACTTTACCACTCTTTTACCATCCAAACGAGAAAGCCCTAAGATTTTAA
- a CDS encoding fasciclin domain-containing protein, producing the protein MCSLFRSSSVSRILLAFGMAVATASPVMMSIPASAQNAVPTLLTSTSKTTFSDIKADYWARPFIQAIVERNIIDGFADGTFRPNQPVKRAEFAVMLQKAFEQKRVRQLNAGGFKDVPPNYWAASAIKEAYETGFMPGYPANLFLPKQQVGKFEAIAALANGLGLTATAPTSNILNGYYTDAPIIPNYAADAVAAATQANLVVNYPNVKQLDPLEPLTRASAAALLYQALVWQERVEPLPGNITTANYVVGHAADASQNNLTTPHDVVTVTASNNSFSILTSLLKTAGLAVILQHPNNSLTIFAPTDEAFANLPEGTLEWLQQPENRETLIRILTYHVIPRKREMSELSVGKLKTFAGKPVNIQINSLTHQTTVNKAKIIQSNIQASNGIIHVINQVLIPPNINLSQK; encoded by the coding sequence ATGTGTAGTTTATTTCGCAGCTCATCAGTAAGCCGTATATTATTAGCTTTTGGAATGGCAGTCGCTACAGCATCTCCTGTCATGATGTCGATCCCAGCTTCAGCGCAAAATGCTGTCCCAACGCTTCTGACTTCAACATCAAAAACGACTTTTTCTGATATTAAAGCTGATTATTGGGCGCGTCCATTTATTCAAGCCATAGTCGAAAGAAATATTATAGATGGCTTTGCTGATGGTACTTTTAGACCCAATCAACCTGTAAAACGCGCAGAGTTTGCGGTTATGCTTCAAAAAGCTTTTGAGCAAAAGCGGGTTCGGCAGTTAAACGCTGGTGGCTTTAAGGATGTTCCTCCCAACTACTGGGCCGCCTCAGCAATTAAGGAAGCATACGAAACAGGATTTATGCCCGGTTACCCAGCAAACTTGTTTCTTCCCAAACAACAAGTTGGTAAGTTTGAAGCAATTGCTGCTTTGGCAAATGGTTTGGGTTTGACAGCAACTGCTCCTACATCTAATATTCTGAATGGGTATTATACTGACGCTCCAATAATTCCTAACTATGCTGCTGATGCTGTAGCAGCAGCAACACAAGCCAACTTAGTTGTTAACTATCCCAACGTCAAGCAACTCGATCCACTTGAACCTCTCACTCGTGCCTCCGCAGCAGCGCTTTTATACCAAGCGTTGGTTTGGCAAGAACGAGTAGAACCGCTTCCTGGCAATATCACGACTGCCAATTATGTAGTTGGTCATGCAGCTGATGCTAGCCAAAATAATCTGACAACGCCTCATGATGTTGTAACGGTTACCGCATCTAACAATTCATTTTCCATCCTAACTTCTTTGTTGAAGACAGCAGGTTTAGCAGTGATTTTGCAACACCCAAATAATTCGCTGACTATTTTTGCTCCAACTGATGAGGCGTTTGCTAATTTGCCCGAAGGCACTTTAGAGTGGTTGCAGCAACCAGAAAATAGAGAAACACTCATTAGAATTTTGACATATCACGTGATTCCTCGGAAACGCGAAATGAGTGAACTTTCTGTAGGAAAGCTAAAAACTTTTGCAGGCAAACCCGTCAATATTCAAATAAATTCTCTCACTCATCAAACAACAGTGAATAAAGCCAAAATTATTCAGTCTAACATTCAAGCTAGCAATGGCATTATTCATGTTATTAATCAAGTGTTGATTCCACCTAATATTAACTTGAGCCAAAAATAA
- a CDS encoding RNA recognition motif domain-containing protein, with protein MSIYVGNLSYEIAQDDLKQVFAEYGTVKSVQLPTDRETGRVRGFAFVEMGTDAEETAAIEGLDGAEWMGRNLKVNKAKPREDRGGSSFGGGGGRRGNNSGGGGGGYSRRY; from the coding sequence ATGTCAATTTATGTTGGTAATTTATCCTATGAGATCGCACAAGACGATCTCAAACAAGTTTTTGCTGAGTATGGAACTGTAAAGAGCGTTCAGTTGCCTACAGACAGGGAAACAGGTCGTGTACGAGGCTTCGCTTTTGTGGAAATGGGGACAGATGCAGAAGAAACTGCAGCAATTGAAGGTCTTGATGGTGCTGAGTGGATGGGTCGTAACCTAAAAGTTAACAAGGCAAAGCCACGTGAAGACAGAGGAGGTTCTTCCTTTGGTGGTGGCGGCGGTAGACGCGGAAACAATAGTGGTGGTGGTGGTGGTGGATACTCTCGACGCTACTAA
- the rpsU gene encoding 30S ribosomal protein S21 has protein sequence MTQIILGENEGIESALRRFKREVSKAGIFSDVKKHRHFETPLQKHKRKTIARHKQQRYKRGFRQG, from the coding sequence ATGACCCAAATAATTCTGGGCGAGAATGAAGGGATTGAGTCAGCCTTACGTCGATTTAAGCGGGAAGTTTCCAAGGCGGGAATTTTTTCAGATGTAAAGAAACATCGTCATTTTGAAACACCTTTGCAGAAGCACAAGCGGAAAACAATTGCCAGACACAAACAGCAGAGATATAAAAGGGGTTTTCGTCAAGGGTAG
- a CDS encoding ABC transporter permease, with product MDRYLRVLTLFWSAAIAAELEYRINFLLAALSSLGNMVGSLFGLFLFYGSGYRFAGWSWEAALLVLGIFTLLQGFSATFLAPNLNRIVRHVQEGTLDFVLLKPIRSQFWLSTHTISPWGLPDIIFGIIIIGYAGQQLGLEIDNYLLSAIPLFFGFVILYSLWFMLGATSIWFVKIYNVTEVLRGLLEAGRYPMAAYPAAFRFFFTFVVPVAFLTTIPAEAMLGRSQLSGMIGAGVLALVLFFISTRFWRFALRFYTSASS from the coding sequence ATCGATAGATACCTAAGAGTACTAACATTATTTTGGAGTGCTGCCATAGCAGCTGAACTAGAGTACCGCATTAACTTCCTCCTAGCAGCTCTGAGTAGCTTAGGTAACATGGTGGGTAGTCTCTTCGGACTGTTCCTATTTTATGGAAGTGGCTACCGCTTCGCTGGTTGGTCTTGGGAAGCAGCTTTGCTTGTCTTGGGAATTTTTACTTTACTCCAAGGCTTTTCGGCAACCTTTCTCGCCCCAAATCTGAACCGAATTGTCCGCCACGTACAAGAAGGGACGCTCGATTTTGTACTGCTCAAGCCCATTCGCAGTCAATTCTGGCTTTCCACTCATACCATATCGCCGTGGGGATTGCCAGATATTATTTTTGGCATCATCATCATTGGTTATGCCGGACAACAACTCGGTCTGGAAATAGACAACTATCTCCTCAGTGCAATTCCCCTATTCTTTGGTTTTGTGATTCTTTACAGCCTGTGGTTTATGCTGGGAGCAACGAGTATTTGGTTTGTCAAAATTTATAATGTGACTGAGGTCTTGCGGGGTTTGCTGGAAGCTGGTAGATATCCGATGGCAGCCTATCCTGCAGCTTTCCGCTTTTTCTTTACCTTTGTTGTTCCAGTCGCTTTTTTAACAACTATACCAGCAGAAGCCATGCTCGGACGAAGCCAATTATCTGGGATGATTGGAGCAGGCGTCTTGGCACTAGTGCTGTTTTTTATTTCCACACGGTTCTGGCGGTTTGCGCTGCGGTTTTATACTAGTGCTTCAAGTTAA